The following DNA comes from Balaenoptera ricei isolate mBalRic1 chromosome 7, mBalRic1.hap2, whole genome shotgun sequence.
TAATGGTATTTCCAGGGAACCAGAACCACCTTCAAATGAAACACCTTCCCCCTCTGAAACAGCTGCTATTCCTGAGGAGGAAATAGACTGGATAGAGAAACATTGCGTTAAAATAAACAATGATCTTCTAATTTCCaaggtcttttattttttcttttactctgcaTATGGCTCTCTTTACCCCCTTTTGCCTGTGTATTATAAGCAGCTGGGAATGTCACCAAGCCAGAGTGGGCTGCTGGTAGGTATTCGATACTTCATTGAATTCTGCAGTGCCCCCTTTTGGGGTGTAGTTGCAGATCgctttaaaaaaggcaaaattgtCCTCCTCTTTTCCCTTATGTGTTGGGTTTTATTCAACCTGGGCATCGGATTTGTCAAACCTGCTACCTTGCGGTGTGTACCAAAGATTCCTCCAAGAGCTCATCCCACCAGTTCAAGCCACCTGTTCACTCTCCTGCCAACGAATTCCTCCACTGTCTCTTCCATTACCACATCACCAGGAATTCGTGAGAAAAGGAACCTGCCTCCTTACAATGGGTCAGAGATGTTAGAAGCAGGGCACAGTGTCATGGAAACTGTCATCTTCTCGACAGCTCCAGACAAGACCAGTGTGCCCACTCTGCAGCCTCAGACTGATGAAATTACTGACCATGTTATGAACTTGACCATGAACCCAAGCACTGCAACCTCTGCCCCCCCAGGAAATGCAACCTGGGAGACAACCACTTCTATTGTCACTACCACCAAATCTTTACCTTCTGACCAAGTCACTCTTGTTTATGATCAACAAGAAGTAGAAGCTATATTCTTGGTGATCTTGGTAGTTGTCATAATAGGAGAATTTTTCAGTGCCTCCTCTGTCACGATTGTGGACACGGTAACACTCCAGTATCTGGGAAAGCACAGAGACCGCTATGGACTGCAACGCATGTGGGGCtccctgggctggggcctggcgATGCTGTCCGTGGGCATTGGCATTGACTACACCCACGTGGGCGTGCTCATCAATGGGAAGGGGTGTAAGCCCCCTGAATACCGGAACTACCAGATTGTCTTCATCGTCTTTGGGGTTCTCATGACCATGGCCTTGATCGTCGCTACTCAGTTCCGGTTCCGCTACAACCACTTcaaaaacagtgaaaataaagggaaagaggTGGAGATCCCGCAAGTAGAGAGGAACAGCTCCACAGAATCCTCTGAGGAGACACCAACCGCCGCCAGCCACTCGCAGGCCTTCAACTTCTGGGACTTAATCAGGCTGCTTTGCAGTGTGCAGTATGGCTCCGTGTTGTTCGTGGCTTGGTTTATGGGTTTCGGATACGGCTTCGTGTTCACCTTTCTCTACTGGCATTTGGAGGACCTGAATGGAACGACAACTCTCTTCGGGGTCTGTTCAGTCCTGAGCCATGTGTCCGAGCTGACAGCTTATTTTTTCAGTCACAAGCTTATTGAATTGATTGGCCACATCAGGTAAGAACATGTGTACTGTTGCTGCCCCTCAGCAGTTGAACTTTACCTTTTCATAGTTTATAGCTCCTTTGAGCACATTTAAGGGTATTATCATTTGTGTTGGGGGTAGGGTTGGGGTGGGAATGgggatttctgtttctctttctttttaaaatagaaacaaaaggaaggaagtgaTGAACCTAGTTGGATTATCTCAAACAAAATATGCTGTTTCTGCTCTGTATGCTAAGAGAATCTTACAGTAAATGTTTTCAGGTATAGGAACACCAGTTTAGtcaactgtatgattccatggaCCTTGAAGGGTCCGACCACCTGTCTCAGGCATTTATGAAGAGGGGCTTAAGTGGATAAAGAGGATTATGTTTTTTTAGCCTTCAGTTATTCTCAGCCGCTTGCTGACACAGAAAGACCTTGAATATATGGTGTATGAAGATGTCCATTATATTTAATAAAGCTGTGATGTGACCGACCATCATCCCTAATCCATGATATTATGTGGAAGAGaatcttacatatttttttctgattattacaTGAGTCTCTGCGTTTTTATCTGCCACGAAGACATGggacatttaaaaatcttctttctACCTAAAACTTCCCGTGTAATCCTTTTCagcaaaaaatctataaatgccCGGTGTTTCTTGTGTAATGTTTCTCACCATTAATGTTTGTCTGAAGTTGTTTGAATAGTACCTTGCTCTTTATAAGTCTTTCTGCTTTGCTGTTGGCTCTAAAATGTGGAGCCAGGTACACTTAAGCATTCTTACCTCATAGAAAAGTATGGCATGTCTGTCCCTAAAATTTGAAGTTGCCATAACTAAAAGAAAGca
Coding sequences within:
- the MFSD6 gene encoding major facilitator superfamily domain-containing protein 6; the encoded protein is MATDDKVAILTDDEEEQKRKYVLADPFNGISREPEPPSNETPSPSETAAIPEEEIDWIEKHCVKINNDLLISKVFYFFFYSAYGSLYPLLPVYYKQLGMSPSQSGLLVGIRYFIEFCSAPFWGVVADRFKKGKIVLLFSLMCWVLFNLGIGFVKPATLRCVPKIPPRAHPTSSSHLFTLLPTNSSTVSSITTSPGIREKRNLPPYNGSEMLEAGHSVMETVIFSTAPDKTSVPTLQPQTDEITDHVMNLTMNPSTATSAPPGNATWETTTSIVTTTKSLPSDQVTLVYDQQEVEAIFLVILVVVIIGEFFSASSVTIVDTVTLQYLGKHRDRYGLQRMWGSLGWGLAMLSVGIGIDYTHVGVLINGKGCKPPEYRNYQIVFIVFGVLMTMALIVATQFRFRYNHFKNSENKGKEVEIPQVERNSSTESSEETPTAASHSQAFNFWDLIRLLCSVQYGSVLFVAWFMGFGYGFVFTFLYWHLEDLNGTTTLFGVCSVLSHVSELTAYFFSHKLIELIGHIRVLYIGLACNTARYIYISYLENAWTVLPMEVLQGVTHAAIWAACISYLSAAVPPELRTSAQGILQGLHLGLGRGCGAMIGGVLVNYFGAAATFRGIGMACLVILLLFALIQWLAVPDEEEDKTMLAERIPVPSSPVPIATIDLVQQQTEDVLPRVEPRLPPKKTKHQEEQEDVNKPAWGVSSSPWVTFVYALYQIKEMMQLTRDNRASEIQPLQGTSEDRETSPTGGARPGPCEAPSDPSRNQPSPQAAASQTQSSPAHPGGDPRREEAEDQQARPASGGH